Within the Platichthys flesus chromosome 8, fPlaFle2.1, whole genome shotgun sequence genome, the region TTTTTGCAGACTATCTTGCTGTGTTCCAAATTTCCAATCGCTCTTTcagaattaaaagtaaatgatGCAGCGAGGGTCTCATTTGCTGTTTCTACGCTCAGTTTAAGTCACTGTGGAGAAGTCACTCGTGCTTAAAAGGGAACTCTGTATCTTATTTGGAGTAGCTTCAGGCTCACATTGCAAATTACAACACAAGGTAACATTTCCATGCAAATCTTCTGAAATAACAATGAGCAAAAAGTCTGGAAATGTCAAGTTTTTGACCCAGTGGAACAACACTAGTACTGAGATTTAATTCACTCTCTAATTTAAGACCACAACCAAATTACAAAAACCAAGTAATGTGCGTATGACAGTCAGAAATATATTTATGagtcacacaagcacaacagCATAAGATAGTTTGTTTACAGCATAAGCTGCTGCCTCAGTCTCATACATCATCATCTAAGCTTAAATTTTATTCCCTATTTAAAGTACCAATGTTTGTCCTGAATTTAGAGGAACTCAGATTGAAAGGCACAATAATGTGGTGACTATGTATTAAAagaactgtttttttctttccactttcactcagacacaaatataaatggACTCAGTCTTTCCAAAAAACAGGAGAGAGGTTTTCTGCTTGGAGAAGAATCAAAACCATGCCTCTAAAAATGGCCACCAGGCATTTCCGACCAAAATCTCAGAATGGAGACAGtgattgtgttaatgttacTGGACCTCTAACGcgtcacaaaaaataaataacaaaggtCTTAATGATACAAAGAAAGCAAGAAATCTACACTGTTATCCGGGTAGTCAGATAGAAGTAGATAGTGGTAGAATGCAACGAGAAAAGAAGAAGTAACTAAatgtgctaaaaaaaaaagtaactaCAGACCTAAACACTGAATTGTAGCTTAATAACTCAGgcataacattttttaatgtgCATCTGTATATTTCTGATGAAACCAGAGCATAAAACCTATACGACAAGTTCCTGTTAGAAAAAATTTGACTGAGCTTCCTGTCAATCACGTATAACAACTCAACAATAGTTAACGGCTATAACTGCCTCGGTGTTAAGACAATGATAAAGACAACAACACGTAAACATAAGTGTGTGGGCAGAGCTGCAGGACTCAAGAGGATTTAGCCAGAGAAAGACATGTGTGATGGAGGTGAGCAGAGTGGGCTGCGCAGTGCTGCTACACAGAGTGGATCATTACAACACAGCCacatcagtctctctctgatgttctcTCTTTTGTTCAAATCGAGCCAACGGCCCAAATGTTCATCAGCCAATCGAGAAAATCACCGGCTCACCACATTAGACAGAAGATTGGAAATGGGTCTGATTCAACACAATGTATTCAAACTGAACCAGAAGCTATAGCCTCCAAAAGTGTAATCAATACGACATCAACAGCTTTTAACCCAACCGAACATTACATCCTCCACAAAGCTCTACTTTATTGGACCTATAGGGCTGTTTTATTGGACTGCACTTCCAGTTTATTTGTGAACTGTAAACTGGCAAGTGATTTGTTTTAtcaatatataaacaaatgtgCCAGCAAACATTTATCACTGTCCATAAAATCCTTCAAAACGTTTGTATCCTGCATGAAATGGTTCATAAACTAATAGATAAGGCTGCTACCAGTAGTGAGCTGATGACTAATATCCTACTAAAATTAGATAAAAGCCTGCAGACATTTCTGTTTGTCGTTTCCCATCTGAACCCAGAGCATCTTACTCATCATGGTAATCTGCCCTGAGGAGACTGAGCAGCTCCAATACAGAGGAACCTGCCATGTATTTTGTGGGAGTGCCCAACTTTCATTGAAGCAAATAAGTCGTCATTGAGCCCcgggggagagagtgagagcattTCACGCATGATACACTCACCAACACAGAGGATGTTGAAGCAGAATCCGTGGTTGACAGACTTGTTGACCAGCTGGTCGGGCATGCTGTCAAAGCCGACATGGCCTGCCAGAGGGACGGCACGAGCACCTTCAccctgaaaaacaaagaggaacaaCATCTAACATCTGGTACCAATTTCTAAAACACCTTCTGCCGTACCGTGCCCTGTTGAGAAAGCATCCTCTCACAGCTTCAACCATGCACAGGATGTCCTCGAATCCTTGATGAATCTTGTTCTTCACGTTACCAAATGACTAGAAACTATTTCCACCACACCAGGCATTGTTAGATGTGGTGGAAGTGACTTCAGGTGCACTCtaactcacttcctgtttcctgagcTGCAGTCGAGACAGTTAGAAACCATGTACATATATGGAACGGTGTTGCTGTTCACGTCTGGATCATTGTAAAAACCACAAAGAGCtgtgagaatatatatatatatatatagtttgatAGCTGAAGGTTTTGACAATAAGTACGACAAAGAAAAAAGACTAAATAAGATAAACTTGCACAACTGTCTGCCCTGTGCCCCCGTTCCTGTGATTTCACTTTGACTTGAACCTGCGACTTCCTATTTTCGGCCCATTGCTCTACAATTCACTCTACTATTGCACTGTTTGTACGCAGCCTATCTCTGGACTGGAGTGACATTTAACACCAGTGAGTGTAAAACCCCGTttgttacatgtgtgtgtgggtgtgaggcTGGCAGTGAGCCTCTCCATATCTGTGGGTCCGATTTCTGCAGCCTAGTCTCCATTGTGAGGTGCAGGAAAGCAAAGAATTTAGATTATATGGCAAAAGCAAGAGACCTCGAAACGACAAACCGGCCATTATGTGGATCAACATAACACTGTGTTGCTTTGGTCTGCGGTGAGGCATttaaggaggaggaagaagaagaagaaaatgtgtttgggAGTCCGACAAGCGGATGGTAGTTAACAGTTGGGGATTATTTGGATAGTTGAAATTGGGGTTTAAACAGCTGAGGGTTGGAGTTTGGTAAAGGgggggcggtggggggggggggaggcgacTTGACAAACAAGGGTTTTAGTTTTCAGCTGCAAGCGAAACATTCCTGAAACCATTCCTGCTTTCCGAGACACTAACAGCCAAGTTACACACTGTGGTTTATTGGATTCATTGAACCGCAAAGGGGACATCACATTGCAGAAACCCTGGCTAttctgagctctctctctctctgggtgtgaTGGCCTCATTTTTCTTAACTCAAACCCAGCACAAAGCAGTCACATCAACACTAGATCCCTGCAAGGATCTGCTGTTTGTCTTCATATTGTGGACACATCAGACAACGCCCGACTTTTAAGTTAACGGGACTAACGCGAAGCAACATAACGGAAATGATAGCTGTGCAGAAATGGGGGGCGTTCGGAATGAATGGGCCTAACGACGGGCTGTAGCTCATCGTATTAAACGTGAGCCTCTATCTCATCTACTGAACCGTGTGTTTACGATTCGTGACCCGGAAAACAGCGTTtcgttttttaaaaaaaaggtcgATTTTAGCTCACGGTGCTCACACAGGAAATCTGCGGGCGGTAGCTTGCGATGACATGAAAACGAGTTGAGAGAAACATGTTAACATAAAGAGCTACGAGTGGCTAGCGGCGTTATTCATTTGCAAACCTCATATTATACAattctctctatatatataatcataCTCTGGATGATATTCAGTGACTCCAGCGGGTTTAGCATCGCTGCGTTACACCGGATTTCGGAAAGGAATAGCGGCAGGAACGAGCCGGTGGCGAAGGGCATAAAAACCGCCCGAAACGcgacattttaaatgtatatttgaacCAACTCTGAACTCAGGTTAAACATCCCAGTTCACGTTTCGTGGCTGTGACAAAGGCATCCCGGGAAATGAGGCTACTCACCGCTTGTCTCGCTATCTCGGTGGACGCCATGGCTGTTAGCCTTTAGCTGAAGCCCTGCGCTGCTCCGTAGTGAAGGAGCCCACTGGAATGTACCACTCTCACACGCAGCTACATTTACGCGCTATTTATTAAGATATTCACACGACATCATGCACATGGGATTTTCTTTTAATAGGAACAGTTTGAGATAAATACCACATCAGACTCTCTCCGGTACGTGTTATTTTAAATTACCATGATTACACGAGCACTGGCCACtaacctcccctcccctctcacaGGAGGCCATGATGGTCTCGTCCTGTGAACCACAGTCAATGAACTAATGATTATTCAGCAGCAAGAAGCCAAACtgaaagttgttgttgttgttgtttagggTCAGATGGATTTTACATTCAATCTCATCTAAACTTCTTCACAGAAATAAGTTGGTTGGGATTTGATTTTACACTATTTTAGACCACGTGCTTTATTCATCTGTCTGTGCAGTAGGCTAATGTGCAAACTATTCACTGCTCGTATTCACACACTGCACATATTCGTCATGTTGTGTTTATCGTGGAAAATAGAACATATGTGATAGTGGTGAGTTGACAGGAAGAGTTTATATTCACATCAACGTGATTAAATGATTTCCAAAGTACTGAAGCAAAACAGATTGAGGGACACTGCAACATTGACAAATATTACACCCGGTGGTAATACTACATTTGGTGATGTCCCAAGCATTAATAACAATTTAGAACTTGAATGAATATATCCTTATAAAATCAAAATTGCAATGAAATAATCAAAAGCAGGAAACATCAAGGCCTATGCGACAGCTTCTTACTCCCTTTAAGTATCCCTTTTACTCAAATGGAAACCGCCTCATTCCACCAAAGGTTACGAGAAAACACGTAAACAATTTTTACAGAAACAAATCATTAGTTTCATGTATTTTTAAGGAAGAGTGTTATTTTTGTATAATCTCGGGAAGACAAAGGACATGACATGGTCCTACATATTTCATTAAACTAATCCACCTTTTtataaatcttttaaaaagaaatttcATTCATcctcaaggtaaaaaaaaaggctgtggTCTGTCTGAagcctttaaaaaacaatacattgcATTATCAAATTGTTGATTAATATTTGACTTCTATATTGCTAAGAAACCTATATTGTACAATTCCATTATGGTTGTAAATTGTTTATGTTGTTAGTGAAGTAGATATGTCTGTAATGCTCCATAAACTGCAGGATTATACAtagaaacatttgtatttaccTTTGTAAGTTGTAAGATTGTTTAATAGAGGAAATATAGTTTTTGAACACCCACGTGAGTCACATGTGTTGCAGCGACCAATAGGACGGAGGCAGTGAATTTAAAAGCGAGCCGCGGTTTCCTGATTCACTGcgtcacatgaaaacaaacctctGGTCCATCAGCAAGGAACAAACTGCGACTCACAGAGAAGGTAAAGTTTGCTCGTGTGAATCCAAGTCACTGCTGCGTTCATCTGCACTTTCACTTAGATTGACTGCGACGACGCGACGTTGCCTCATGTGAACTCGCTCCTAGCTACAGTGAACCAGCTAACTGATACTGTACTGGAATTAAACTGACTCTAAGCTAATCGACTGTAGCTTGAATCTGGTCACTTCCGagcagttaaaaaaacaacagatgataACATTACACATCTATTTACTTCAACCTTAACActggaggcagcaggagagaaaagtgaaTTAAAACTATCAACTGGGTGAACACAGGGAGACAAGCCTGTATTTCATCAGGTGATAAGCTAACCACTGTTAGCCACCTACAGTTCGAGTGGACTGCCTGATGAGTGATAAGCTGTTTTTCGAACCCAATCCTGGGACCGTTTCTTGAAAAAATCCAACCCCTTAGAATAACTCTTCTTGGGTTTGCTGGAGGTTTATCTGTCAGGCACAGGTATATGTAATAAAAGTGATTTTTGGTTAATTAATAGTAACTCCGGTTGAAATTGGAGCTTAACCTCTACCTGTCCTGATCAGTGAGGTCCCAATTAACCTAAGATTGTTTTGCCAATTCGTTTCCAAGTTTAATTGATGTAGTTGGCCTTGAAATGTTAGAAATGGTCTAGTAGCTCCGAAATGTCCCATGAGCCTGCACCAGCGCCCTCCAGGTGACCAAGCTACACTTACCTCAGTGTTACAGCTGAGCTTTTTCCTGCTGCATGTCAAACTGTCTCTTCAATAGTGACAATAGTTTTATATTGTGCAGTTATTAATATCTGCTTGTGTTTTCAGATACAATGGACAACATAATCTTTGCAGAGCGGGAGAATGCAGGTGTCCATGCGCCCTCACTTAAGATGCGACAGCGACTTCAGTCTGCTCCAGGTATGAAcattccatgtttgtttgtttttaagtagAGATACATGATATATATTGGCCCATATATTAATGGCTAGATAATGGAAAGCTTATATTTGATCCGAAATTAGAGCCAATAAAACGTTAGATAAACACGCAATCATGACGTCATAAATCCGTGGCTGTCGATACCAGCGTCATGCGTTTATGTCGGAACTGTACACTGCGTCGCTACAGTGCCTCTAAACAGGGTTGCAATGAAGGCACCTGCTTTCACATATCAGTGGCAGATTCGATCAGTTCTCTaagcctttattttgaaatgcattaTTTTATCTGAATATAAAtagttacatttattttgaaggagacaTTTTTTGCCTTGTAGTTTTCTTCTGTGTAGAAATTACTATAACCTGTTGTTCCTGCAGAAAAACTCCTGAAATCTTCTATGATTGCCAAAACCTTCCACACGCCTCTGCCATCTGGTCGAAAAGCCTTCGGTGCCGTCAACAAGAAAATATCTACCCCTGCCATCAACACCCAAGAGAAGCAACAACTGAAGCCTCAGGTTGGAATAGTTCATAGTCGATTCAAACACTAACTAATGTAAGACTCTAATTGCAATGAACCTCAAGCTATACATTTACCAATGTAAAATGTGTTCCCCCATAGGAAATTAAAGTCAAGCAGGCTCCTGGTACCGAATTGGAGGAATATCCAGAAATTGAGAACTTCTTCCCTTATGACCCACTAGGTAACTGATCCCTTGTGAAatatctttttcatttcaaacatcacattttacaGCAATATAAGTTTTTAGACTAACAAATAACACTTTCAggtgaatgttgtgtttctgtggggGGTTTATTTGTAAATTCAATTGCTGCATCACGTTGGCTTTGCTTTCAGGGTTATTCTCTCTGGCCCTGGGAACAGTGACACTCATCTATGTTTGCTACCCAAGAGCTTGCACATAACAAAACTGTTAATGATTCAATGTAAAAGCCTCATTCTTTTCTTCTAAGCGTTTGAGAAGAACGTCATACCTGAAGATTTGGTTCCCCTCAGTGGCCTCGCTCTACCTGGCCTAGCATTTTTCCCACAATGTCTGCGTGTGAGGAAGGAGGACCTGAAAAAGTTGGACCCTCTCCCAAACATGTCCCCTGTGAAGATGCCAACACGTTCAGGTATAACAGTTCAATTGGAGTTTACCTCTATCCATTCATTTGTGATGTTAATTGTAGGATCTTGATGTTAAACACTGCCAAAGACTTCTTTCCCATAGTATTTTATCTAAAAACTAGGAAAATAACAAACTTATGTTGTATAAATTtaataatgtgtatatatatactattCCATGtgatctctcttttttttttaccaacacTTTGAAAGAAAACTTCACACTATGTTCCTACTGTTTGGTAACTGTAATTGCAGCTGTTATGTGTGGGGCACAGGTTGTAAACTACAATTATCATTAACTACAGGTATCATTAACTTcactctctctacctctccagATGACTGCCTGGCTCTGGAAGCCTTTCTTCAAACACTGGAAGAGCTGTCCGTTGAACTTCCTCCAGAGTCGGTTACTGACTAACTGTTCATGAATGTGCTTTGTTGTGACTGTTCTTTTATCTGAAATAAAGTGGTTTTATCTGTTGCTGGCTTCGTCTGCTTAGTGCTCTAGTTAAATATGTGACGGGCGGTGAAAGTAGCAGGGAAATGTTCAGTGGTTTACTTCCTGCTTGTTTGAGTCCATCACTGGTCACATGTGAAGGATTCTTGCCATTGGTTTTTGCTCGAGATTAGAATGAACTTCGGCTCAGTTTCTCTTGAGAGAAACTGAACGAGTCTGTGGCTCTGTGTTTGTTAGAACAAACATATCCTGTCTTTATTGATTTGTTCATGAAGTTATCAGGGGATGACTTTTAGTGTAAGGGCTTCTTTAACGAGACTGTTTGCGCCTTG harbors:
- the pttg1 gene encoding securin, whose protein sequence is MKTNLWSISKEQTATHREDTMDNIIFAERENAGVHAPSLKMRQRLQSAPEKLLKSSMIAKTFHTPLPSGRKAFGAVNKKISTPAINTQEKQQLKPQEIKVKQAPGTELEEYPEIENFFPYDPLAFEKNVIPEDLVPLSGLALPGLAFFPQCLRVRKEDLKKLDPLPNMSPVKMPTRSDDCLALEAFLQTLEELSVELPPESVTD